In Aedes albopictus strain Foshan chromosome 3, AalbF5, whole genome shotgun sequence, the following are encoded in one genomic region:
- the LOC109424485 gene encoding uncharacterized protein LOC109424485 — protein sequence MDQRVIFKVTIPPEEILATRLLICQVDGCTERFSNASHLQMHLARHHRLTVPSVPIGDDDHEHVRHFHCPVESCVYHLAASGEKFFSSFRYLKQHFLKVHSVKNFVCHVCEGQKSFATEALLRAHQANCGQSFICKVCGFGYGSREALLTHAKRKNHNYEEVLASKASKRKSKSNSNDVAVKVVREQNSKSIQIQTERLEPEDTSKTIRKSQTTQTDSLALEHTEKTECSTQTAHSSQGSLEFTSTSTMDSYCQTNLEQFNYFEDNSLTCFGNASNPPLPSESVTCVCTETQTDQIYDEMFPNEDRSDPMLYSHMYTQTCGDIFSDLALATIETQTNWDDGGGLGEFLVSTETQTNLNHSGQGSGSGSGNTTSADQRISSIQTQTSAHSMEFLNAISSESNSIHTQTS from the exons ATGGACCAACGAGTGATATTCAAAGTGACCATTCCTCCGGAGGAAATACTCGCGACGCGGTTGCTCATCTGCCAGGTGGACGGTTGCACCGAACGGTTCTCCAATGCGTCCCATCTCCAGATGCACCTGGCCAGGCATCATCGGCTGACGGTCCCATCAGTACCGATCGGCGACGACGATCACGAGCACGTGAGGCATTTCCACTGTCCGGTGGAGTCCTGTGTTTACCACCTCGCTGCCAGCGGGGAGAAATTCTTCAGTTCGTTTCGGTACCTGAAGCAGCATTTTCTGAAAGTTCACTCGGTGAAG AATTTTGTCTGCCACGTTTGCGAAGGCCAGAAATCGTTCGCGACCGAGGCACTTTTGCGGGCACACCAGGCGAACTGTGGCCAATCATTCATTTGCAAGGTTTGCGGTTTCGGCTACGGAAGTCGAGAGGCTCTGCTGACCCATGCCAAAAGAAAGAATCACAATTATGAGGAAGTTCTGGCCAGTAAGGCGAGTAAACGAAAGTCGAAGTCAAATTCAAATGACGTAGCTGTGAAGGTGGTTAGAGAACAGAACTCaaaatcaattcaaattcaaACCGAAAGGCTTGAACCAGAGGATACGAGTAAAACGATCAGAAAATCTCAAACAACCCAAACAGATAGTCTCGCCCTGGAACACACTGAAAAGACTGAGTGTTCCACGCAGACTGCGCACTCTAGTCAGGGCTCATTGGAGTTCACCAGCACTTCAACGATGGACAGCTACTGCCAGACAAATCTGGAACAGTTCAACTATTTCGAAGATAACAGTCTTACTTGCTTCGGCAATGCGTCCAATCCTCCACTACCATCGGAATCGGTCACATGCGTCTGCACTGAGACGCAAACCGATCAGATCTACGACGAAATGTTCCCCAACGAGGACCGGTCGGATCCGATGCTGTACTCGCACATGTACACCCAAACCTGTGGGGATATCTTTTCCGACCTGGCTCTGGCCACGATCGAGACCCAAACCAACTGGGACGATGGGGGAGGATTGGGGGAGTTCCTGGTTTCGACTGAAACGCAAACCAATCTAAATCATAGTGGCCAGGGGTCCGGCTCCGGATCCGGAAACACCACCAGTGCCGACCAGAGGATTTCCTCCATTCAGACGCAAACCTCGGCCCACAGCATGGAGTTCCTGAATGCCATCAGCTCGGAGAGCAACTCGATCCATACGCAAACTTCCTGA